CGTGGGTAACGTAGATGACGGTGATTCCGAGCTCACGCTGGATTCTCCTGATTTCCGAACGCATCTCAAGTCTCAACTTGGCGTCAAGGTTGCTCAACGGCTCGTCAAGGAGGAGGACCTTCGGCTCGACAACGAGCGCCCTGGCTATGGCAACACGCTGCTGCTGTCCGCCGGAGAGCTGGGTCGGGTAGCGGTTTTCGAAGCCCTTGAGCTTGACGAGCTCGAGCGCCCACTCGACTTTCCTCTTGATTTCCTCCTTGGGCACTTTCCTAATCTTGAGACCGTAGGCAACGTTGTCAAAGACCGTCATGTGGGGCCAGAGGGCGTAGTTCTGGAAAACCAAAACGGCACCGCGCTGGTAGGAGGGGAGGTAGGTGACCTCCTCGTCGCCGAAGTAGATGTGTCCGCTGTCAGGGTAGTCGAGGCCCGCTATAATTCTCAGCGTCGTGGACTTTCCACACCCGCTCGGGCCGAGCAGGGTAAAGAGTTCCTTGTGCTTTATGTGAAGGTTTATGCCCTTCAGGGCGGTCGTTCCATCGAAGGTTTTCACGATGTTCTCAAGCTTAACGTCAACCATCTCAATCACCACCTCAGGTAAGACCGATGAAGGAGTACCTCTGCTTGGTTATGATGTTGGCTATAACTATGGCCGTTATCTGCACGAGCATGAGGAAGACACCGAGGGCCGCGGCGAGGTTGGCGCTTCCGACTGCACCCATGATGAGCTCCCTCATCTTTGCCGTTATCGGGTACCATGTTGAGTTGATGGAACCGAGGGTGATGCCGACGCTGGTCTCGCTCATACAGTAGACGAAGCTCAGCATCGCTCCACCGAGCAGGTTGAGGGAAATCATCGGCAGAAGTATGCTCGTCAGTGCCTTCCACCTTCCTGCTCCAAGGTTCATTGCGGCCTCTTCAAGTGAAACGTGGACCTGCTGAAGGCCAGCGGAAATCGAACGCGCCGCGAACGGCAGACGCCTGATGGAGTAGGCCAGTATGAGCGCCGCTCCCGGGAAGAAGTACAGCAGGTTGGTGGGGTCAAGGATTGTTCCCTTGAACGGTGGGACCGTCGAGAAGAAGAAGAAATAGCTCATTGCTATGACGATTCCGGGGACGGCTATCGGTATGGTGGCGAGGCTGTCGAGTATCGGGGCAAGCTTGGCCTTCTTGAACCTGCCGGAGGCATAGGAAGCAGTAAGCGAGAGCAGGATGATGATGACTATCGCCACCGTCGAGTAGAGGAGGCTGTTAAGGATAACGCGCTCTATGTCCGGCTGGGTGATTATTGCCTTCATGTTCTCAAGGGTGAAGCCGGTTGGCCAGGTGCCGTACCAGGACTTGGAGAACGCGAGCAGGACGACACCAATCTGCGGGAAGATGGTTATGAGCAGGAGCGGGACGGCGACGAACGCGATGATAAGGGCCTGCCACCACTTGGGCTTGGCAACCCTCGGCTTCCATCTGCCACCCTTGCTGAGCATGGCGTACTGCTTGAGGCCGACGTACCAGCGGACGGCGAGGAACATTATGAGGGCGATGGTGAGCATTATCAAGGCCAAAGCTGCCATCTGCGGGTTGCCGACGGCAAAGCCAGAGACGAAGGAGCTGTAAATCTGGTAGGACATGAGCTTCTTGGCTATGGCACTTCCCTGGAAGACTATCGGCGCGGCGAGGTCTTCAAGGCTGAAGATGCCGACGAGTATTGCTCCCGCCATAATTCCCGGCATCGCGAGGGGAAGCGTGACCGTTCTGAAGAGGTGGAAGCCCCTGCTACCGAGGTTCTCGGCCTGCTCCTCAAGGCTCGGGTCAATGTTGATGAAGCTCGCGTAGGCGTTGAGGTAGACTATCGGGTAGTAGGTTATAGTCTGGGCGATGATGACACCGACGAGACCGTCAATCCATATGGGCTTCGGGAGAAGGTGCAGGTGCTGGTAGAAAATCCAGTTGATGATTCCGTCCGGAAGGAACATCTTCTTGACAACGACGACGTTGACGAACGGAGTAACGAGGAGCGGGATGAAGAGGAGAACGCGCATTATGTTCTTGCCTGGGAACTCATAGCGGGCCATTATGAAGGCGAAGAACGTTCCGAGAAGCGTTGTCAGAATCATGACGCTCACTGAAACGATTATTGAGTTGAGGACGACACCGAAGTCCCAACCGGAGAAGTGATAGACCTCCTGTCCTCCATAAATCGTTGTCTTGACAAGGTATCCGTCAGGATGGAGGTTCACATAGTAGCTCGAACTAAAGATGCTCTTGAACCAGTAGAGCGAGATGTGGCCGTTGTACTCGAAGGCCGTTCCGAGCATGACTATAACTGGAATTACCAGAAACGCTATGAGGTACAGCAGGGGGAACAGGAAGGACGCTATAACAACCGGGTCCGGCAACGGGGTTCCGAAGAGCTTTTCACTCCACTTGCTGACCTTCATTAGTGTTACCTCCTCGCGGTTTTTAAACTACTCGCAACTACCTTAGGATTTGCGGGCTTGTTTTAAAGGTTTCTGAAAAGAGTCTGGAAAGTTCGGGGAGAGAGAATGGCTTTTCTTAACTTTGTCCTGTCAAAATGAAGAAAAGAAAGGTCAGCTACCCTCCATCTTCTTGAGGTCATCCATGACCTTGTTGTACTTAGCCTGGGCGGCGTTCCTCCACTCCTGCATGAGCTGGCTCTGGAAGCCGGCGTCGGTGGCAATCTTGTCGTTTATCTTGGCCGCGTACTCCTCAGTGAAGGTGACCATCTTACCGGTCTCGGGGTCCTTGAACTGAATCGGGGCGGTGAGTTCCTGCTTGAGCTGTTCAAACTGCTCCTTGGTTATCTTTCCGTTCTTGTAGGCGTTGACTATCGCTATCCAGGTCTGGTGGAGGGGACCGTTAACGTCGATGAGGGTGGCCTTGAAGTAGTACTGGAGCGCGTTCACGGTCTTGAGGGCCTCGTTGTCGTTGAACGGTATGCCCTTGCTCGATATTGAGAGCTTGTACGCCTTGAGGAGGGTCGGGCGGGCCTGGGCAAAGGTCTCACCGGCGTACTTGCCGTTGAAGAGAACCTTCGCCTCTTCCTCGGTGATGGTCTTGTTGAAGATGGTCGGGTTAATCGGAAGCCTGTTGATGTCCGGGCTCATCCAGACGGCCTGGCCCTCGGTGAGAACCCAGTAGATAAAGGCCTGGGCCGCCTCGGGGTGCTTGCTGTACTTGAGGAGTGCAATCGGGTCACCGTTGATGATACTCTCACCCTGCGGGATGACGTAGACACAGTTCGGGTTCTGCTTCATGGCAGTGTAACCGTAGAAGTCGATGGTGTTTCCAGCGGCAATCTCGCCGTTGATGACGGCATCTCTAACCGCGTCACTCGCCTCGTAGACCTTGGAGTTGGCTGCGATGAGGGTCATAATCCTCCATCCCTGGTCCCAGCCAAAGGCCTGGAGGATAATCTGGTAAATCCTCGTGTTCGAGGTGCTCCTGGTCGGGTCGGCGATACCGTACATCGGCGGGTCGCGGGCCCAGTCAGCGGTGGCTATGTCCTCCCACTTGTGCGGGAACGGGAGACCCTGCTTCTCAAGAACCTGCTTGTTGACGGTGAAACCGAACGACGAGAGGGCCGCCGCAATCCAGTAGACCTTACCGTTGTCCTCCCTAATCATGGGCATTCCGGCAAGCTCCTTTGGAATCTGCTTGCCGATGAGACCGAGAACCTTCTGGTCGGTTATCGGCGCGAGGTAGCCCATCTTGTACATGTCGTCGAAGAGTGTCGGACCTCCACCCCAGCCGACGTCGGCGCCCTTCTTAATGTACTCGGGCCAGAGGGACTCGGGAACGCCTATGAACTTCAGGTCGGTGATGTGGTACTCCTTGGCTATCTGGCTCTTGAGGAAGAGCTCCTTGACCTTGTACTGGATTGTAGCATCGTGTCTCGTGACAATAACGAGGGTGATTCCACTGGTTCCGGTGCTACCGCTACCACTGCTACTGCTACCGCTAATACATCCACTGGCCACGACGCTAAGGCCCAAAACAAGTATTAGGAAGACTCCGAGCATGCGCCTCATGGCAATCCCCACCCCTTTTTCGGGCTCCCTTTAAAAAGCGTGTTGGTTCAAAGGTATAAAAAAGAGGGAAATCACTTCCTCCTCCTGAGGAGGAGTGGCAGGACGGCGAGTCCGACTATGAAGGCCGGACCGCAGATTCCGCTGCTTCCGCCCGAGCTTGAGGTCGAGGTCGGGGCCTCCTTGGTCATCTCAACGCTCCACTCGAGGATGTTGGTGATGACGGTCGGACCGTCGAGCTTGACGCCGTAGTACTCGCCGGCCCACATGGGCTCGTAGCCTCCAATCGGGGTCTCACCGCTGACGATGATGACGTCCGGCTTCTTGTTGTCTCCAACCTTGACAATCTGGGCGGCGACAATCGGGAACTCGCCGGTCTGGCCAGCCTGGTAGGCGTTGGCAGCGGGCGCGTTGTTCTCAGTGATGTCCGAGCTCGAGTTGGAGTGGACTATAACGTAGGCCTCGTCGGGCTTGCTGTTGGGGGTAAGCGGGTGCCAGTTTCCGCTTCCGTCCTTGCCGTCGACCCAGGCAACGACACCCGGACCGTGGGCGAGAACCTTACCGCCGTACTTGAGGTTCTGGACGAGGATGTCCCTCTTCGGGGTGTCCTTCCACGGGTCGTCGTAGGCGATGACACGGTAGGACTTTCCACCGGCGTTGCTGACGGCGTCCTCGACTGAGGCGAGGTCAACGCGGAGGTTGGTTATGTTGAGCTGGTCAAGGAGGCTGTCAACGAACTGCTGGGTCTTGGCACCGTTTCCGTAGTCGGAGTCACCGGCAACCCAGAGAACCTTACCGCCTTCCTCAAGCCACTGCCTTATGGCCTTAATCTCGTCCGGGAGAAGCGGGCTGGTCGGCTGGCCGAGGATGAGAATGGTAACGTTGTTGCTCTTGAGCGCATCGTAGGTGATTTTGTCACCGAGCCTCTTGATTCCAAGGTCCGCCTCGTACTTGGGGTCACCGAAGTAAACGAAGGTGTACTGCGTCAGGGTCTTGAGCATTCCCGGGGTCAGAACCTTGCCCTTGTAGGTAACGTCGTCGAGTCCCTTGGGGTTCTCGCCGTGGGCGAGGTCCACTGCTATGACAACCTTGCCGGTGTCAGCGGCGCTGACCATTGGGCTGGCAACCACCCCAAAAACCGACAGCAGAACAACTGCCGCCAACAGTACTGCAACCTTCTTCATGGTATCACCGTCCCCTTTAGCGATGATTCGGTTATAAATCTTATCGCCCGAAAGTTTAACGGGCCAGAAAAACTTCCGCAAAGCCCTTAAAGTCTTCCACCGTTTCAGGCTCAGGTGGTAGTGATGGACGTTGAAGAGAGGATTCAGCTCATAAAGCGCAAGCCGACGGAGGAACTCCTCACCGAGGAGAACCTCAGGCACCTCTTCGAGGTTGGAATCCCGATGCAACACTACATCGGCTTCGAAATCAGCGGTTACATTCACCTCGGAACCGGACTCATGGCCGGAGCGAAGATAGCTGACCTTCAGAAGGCCGGGATAAAGACGAGGATTTTCCTTGCTGACTGGCACAGCTGGATAAACGACAAGCTCGGTGGCGATTTGGAGACCATACAGAAGGTGGCTTTGGGTTACTTCAAGGAGGGAATGAAGCAGAGCATCAAGGTGATGGGCGGAGACCCCGACAAGGTCGAGTTCGTTCTGGCCAGCGAGATACTGGAGAAAGGTGATTACTGGCAGACTGTAATAGACATCTCCAAGAACGTCACCCTCGCGAGAATGATGCGCTCGATAACGATAATGGGGCGTCAGATGGGAGAGGCGATAGACTTCGCCAAGCTGATTTACCCGGCGATGCAAGTTGCTGACATCTTCTACCAGGGCGTTACCATCGCCCACGCGGGAATGGACCAGAGGAAGGCCCACGTCATAGCGATTGAAGTTGCCCAGAAGCTCCGCTATCACGCCCTCGAATGGAACGGCGAGAAGCTCAAGCCCGTTGCTTTACACCACCACCTCCTCCTTGGCCTGCAGGAACCGCCGGTCTGGCCGATTGAGAGCGAGGAGCAGTTCAAAGAGCTCAAGACCCAGATGAAGATGAGCAAGAGCAAGCCCTACTCCGCTGTATTTATCCACGACAGCCCCGAGGAGATTAAGCAAAAGCTCAGGAAGGCCTTCTGCCCGGCGAGAGAAGTTAAGTACAACCCCGTCCTCGACTGGGCGGAGTACATAATCTTCCGCGAGGAGCCGACGGAGTTCACCATACACCGCCCGGCCAAGTTCGGTGGCGACGTCACATACACCACCTTCGAGGAGCTCAAGAGGGACTTCGCGGAAGGAAAGCTCCACCCGCTCGACCTCAAGAACGCGGTAGCGGAATACCTCATCGAGCTCCTCAAGCCGGTTCGCGAGTACTTCGAGAAGCACCCGGAGCCCCTTGAGCTCATGAGGCAGGTCAAGATTACCCGCTGATTTTCCTTTCCCTTTGCCGGTGATAAAATGCCAGGGATTGACGAAAAGGACAGGGAAATTCTAAGAATCCTTCGCTCAAACGGCAGGATTACCCTAACCGAGCTCGGAAAAAGGGTTAACCTCTCTCCCGCGAGCGTGAAGAGCAGACTTGAGAAGCTCGAAAGGCTCGGGGCGGTTAAGGGCTACTCAGCGGTGATTGACCCTGCTTTCCTCGGGAACTTCGTGAGGGCTTTGGTGTTCCTGCACTTCGAGCGCTTCGACGAGGGGCTCGGCCCCATGATAGGGGACATAGCGAAGCTCGACAACGTGGAGTTCCTGTACATAAAAACCGGTGACTCACAGGTGCTCATCAAGGCCACGTTCCGAGACACCGCGGAACTGGAAGAGTTCCTGAAGAGCCTGAAGCGGAAGTTCGGCAGGAACCTGAAGTTCATCGAGGCGAACCTCGTCGTCGAGGAGCTTAAAAACTGTTGGCTCGCCGATGAGGACGCCTCCCGACGCTGAGCCGTGATGAGTGGACGGCTGACCGAGGCGGTGAAGATGCTCTTCGTAATCAGACCCGGAAGGAAGAAGAACGAGCTTGAGGCCTTCTTTATCGAGAACGAGCCGGAAAAGCTTAGCGAGATGAAGAACCTGAAGGCCGAGCGGATATTCCGCCTCATAATGCGAGAGGGAAGGCTCTTCAAGGTTCTGGAGGGGAGCAACTATCGCAACCCGAAGGAGATTGAGAAGCTTTTAAGGCAGGCGAGAATCGTCCTCGTCAACGCGGACGAGTGGGAGGACTACTTTAAGAGGAGGCTCCAGAACAAGCGCGTTGAGAAGGCCGAGCTGTGCCGTCTCTGCCTCCTCGAGGGCAGGATAACCGTCCTGACGCCCGGCAACAGGATAAAGTACCGCAACGAGTACATCTGCGAGCGCTGTGCCGAGGACGAGCTGAAGAGGGAGCTCAGGTTTAGATTCAACAGCATAGCGATGTTCGAGCAGGCAAAGAAGCTCCTCGACAGGTTTAGGGACCTTGATAAAGTGCTCTACGCCTTTGACCCGCGCTTCGACCCGACTAAGCACCCGGAAGTTACCAAGTGGGACGAGCTGAAGGCCAAGCACGTCAAGGTCGAGAAGGTCAAGGTTGATGAGCTCCCGCTTCCGGAGAGGTTTAAGGAAGTTCTGAAGGCCGAGGGCGTGAAGGAGCTCCTCCCGGTTCAGAGCCTGGCCGTCAAGAACGGCCTCCTCGAAGGCGAGAATTTACTCGTTGTTTCCGCGACTGCGAGCGGTAAAACGCTAATCGGTGAGCTGGCCGGAGTCCCCAAGGCGATGGAGGGCAAAAAACTCCTCTTTTTGGTTCCGCTCGTTGCCTTGGCAAACCAGAAGTACGAGGACTTCAGGAGGAGGTATTCGAAGCTCGGGCTGAGGGTTGCCATTCGCGTTGGAATGAGCCGTATAAAGACCCGGGACGAGCTGGTCGTTGTCGATACCGGGATTGACGCTGACATCATAGTGGGAACCTACGAGGGAATAGACTACCTCCTCAGGGCGGGAAGGAAGATAGGCAACGTCGGGACGATTGTGATAGACGAGATACACACGCTCGACGACGAGGAGCGCGGGCCGAGACTCGATGGACTAATCGCAAGGCTGAGGAGACTTTATCCAAAGGCCCAGTTCATAGGCCTCTCCGCAACCGTCGGGAATCCTGAGGAGTTGGCTAAAGAGCTCGGCCTCAAGCTGGTGCTCTACGACGAGAGGCCGGTTGACTTGGAGAGGCACATCATAATAGCGCGCAACGAGTCCGAGAAGTGGCGCCACATAGCCAACCTCTGCAGGGCCGAGGCGATGAGAAAATCCAAGCAGGGCTACAAGGGTCAGACGATAGTCTTCACCTTCTCAAGAAAGCGCACGCACGAGCTTTCGGCATATTTAACGAGCAAGGGCCTCCGCGCGAAACCCTACCACTCCGGTCTGCCATACAAGCAGAGGAAGCTCACCGAGATGGAGTTTCTGGCTCAAAGGCTCGACGTCGTCGTCACGACCGCCGCGTTGGGAGCAGGCGTGGACTTTCCAGCGAGCCAGGTCATTTTCGAGAGCCTCGCGATGGGCAACAAGTGGCTCACCGTCAGGGAGTTCCACCAGATGCTTGGAAGGGCCGGAAGGCCCCTCTACCACGAGAAGGGCAAGGTCTACCTCGTAGTCGAGCCCGGGAGAAAATATTCGGCCCAGATGGAGGGAACCGAGGAAGAAATAGCCTTCAAGCTCCTGACGGCCCCGATAGAGCCGGTTCAGGTTGAGTGGAGCGACGAGCTTGAGCAGGACAACGTTCTCGCTCATTCCTGCGTTTTCAACAGACTTGACGTCATCGAAGAGGTCCAGGAGCGTTGTTTGGGGGCCAACCAGAGCGCCGAGAAGGTTTTAGAAAAGCTGGAGGAGTTCGAGCTCGTAAGGCTCAAAAAGCCCCTCGTCGAGGTTACTCCTTACGGAAGGGCCGTGAGTATGAGCTTTTTACTGCCAAAGGAGGCCGAGTTTATCCGGAAGAACCTTCGGGAGAAGCCCGCTCGCTGGATTGCGCTCAAGCTTCACCCCTTCGAGAACCTGTATCTAAGCGGAACGCTCCAGCGGGAGCTTGAGGGGGCCGTGAGAGGCAGGATAAGCGCCAACGTCTTCTCGCCGAGCTTCGCTTCTATTCTGGAGGAGCTTGACAAGGTGATTCCCGAGCTCAGCCCCAACTCCGCGGAAAGGCTGTTCACGATTTACCAGGAGTTCTTCATGTGCGGTGAAGAGGACTGCACCGAGTACGCGATGGAACGGGTTGGAAACCTCATAATCGAGCTCCGCAGGAGCGGGAAGCACCCGAGTCAGATAGCGGAGCACTTCAGGAAGGTCTACGGTCTAATCGTTTACCCGGGCGACGTCTTCACGTGGCTCGACGGCATCGTCAGAAAGCTTGAAGCGGTGGAGAGAATCGCGAGGGTCTTCCGCGTGAGGAAGGCCGAGGAGGAAGCAAAGCTCCTCAGAAGGGAAATAGAGGAGGGGAGAACCCTCAGCTGAGCCCGAGCTTTCCCTTTATCTTCTCCTTGAGGCCGACCTTGAAGGAGCTTATAATCGGAACCATCCGCTCCACTGCGTCGTGTATCTCCGATGCAACCTTCTCAAGGTTCCGTATCAGGTTCTCCTGTTCCTCCATCGTTGACGTCACTTCCTCCGTTGAGGCCGTCGTCTCCTCTGAACTGGCCGCGAGGTTCTCCATCGCGCGGAGGGCCTTCTCTACCTCCTCTCTCGTCCGGAGTATGCTCTCCTTGACCTCCTCCATCTTTGGAGTGACCTCCTCTATGAGAGTTGCTATGTTGCCGAGGTACTCAACGGTTTCCTCAAGCCCCTTTGAGCTCTCTCCCACCACAGAGACGCTCTGGTCCGTGAGCCGTGAGGCCTCATCGATGCGTTCGGTTATCTGGACGATTATGTTCCTTATGTTGTCGGCGGCCTGCTTGCTCTCCTCCGCGAGGTCCCTTATCTCCTGGGCAACCACCGCGAAGCCCCTTCCGGCTTCTCCCGCCCTCGCCGCCTCAATAGCCGCGTTCAACGCGAGCAAATTCGTCTGCTCCGCGATACTCGTTATGACGTCGGTTATGCTGACGATGTTCTTGCTCATCTCCTTGATGTTGTCAACCGCCTCTTTGACGAGCTCTATGGTGCGCTGGATTCCCGCTATCTGGCTGGCCGAGGCCCTGCTCCTCTCGCGTCCCTCGTTCGCTATCTCCACCACTTCCCTCATCGAGACCTCGAACTCCTCCATGGCCTTAACGCTCTCCCCGCTGATTTCCTCAACGTAGCGCATTCCCTCGGTTATCTCGTTGATGTTCTCCTGCTGTCTCTGCGCCTCGACCGCTATCTGCCGTATCGCCTCGGTCCCCTGGGCGACGAGGTTAACGCCCTCGCGGGACATCTCAAGTAGTCTCTGGGAACTGTCCTCGAGCCTCTCCGTTGTCTCCTTCAGCGTGCCGAGCATCTCAATGAGCCTCTTCCTGAATGTCTCAAGGGCCTGGTGGAGCTTCGCGAACTCTCCTTTGCCCTCAGGCAGGCTAACGGACAGGTTTCCCTTGGATAGCTCCGTGATGTAGCTTATCAGGATGTCAAGCTCGCGCTGGAGCTCATCGCGCTTTCTCTCGCTCTCCTCGTGGACGCCGACGAACTCCGACGTAATGTTTCCAAGGTAGCGGAGGAGGAGAACCGCGATAACGACGCTGAGAACGAGCATAACTATGAGATAGTACTCAAGGTAGGTCATTTTCCTGCCAAAGGTCTCGCTGTAAAGGCCCACAGCGGTGTTCATCTCCGCCAGGAGCTGGTCGTTGTGGGTTATGATGTAGTTAAGCGCCTTCTTGAACTCAGGACTGTTGGGGTCGTCCTTGGCGACGATTTTGACGCTCTCGTAGAACGGTTCCCAGAGCTTCTCAACCTTTTCAAGCTGGTCGCGGACTTCGGGAGGTGCCGGCGGTACGTTCCACTCCTTGTCGTGAATGGGGGCCTTTCCACCGTAGAGGAGGGCCTTGAGGCATGTGTCAAAGAGCTCCGCTGTCGAGAGGAGGTCATCGCGGTAGGAGTCGTTTCCGAGGGCAACAATGAGGGCTTCCTTGGACATCTTCTGCGTGAGCATCCTCTGCCTGCCCGCGATGTCAATGACGATTCCGTCCGCCTTTGCCTTGCTCGCGTAGAGGAACACCCCCGCAACGGACACGACGTTGAGGATGAGCATCACTATAATCCCCAGTCGAACAATCCGCTCCATTCTCATGAGCGTTCCCCAAAATTGTTACCTTTGGGAACTTAATTGGGTTTTGTGTAGGTGCAGATGTAGAAACAAAAGGAAAATCAAACCTGGAGAACCATCTGGGCCGGGTCACGGATTGCAGGCCCGAGACCGAGTATGTAAACCGCAAGATACCAGAACCGCCGTTCCTCCTCGTCCTGAACGAGCTCCTGGAGGGCGTAGTAAACGACGGCGAGGATTAGGGTTATCCAGGGGTAGTAGATGTAAGCCCCGAACCAGCTGACGAGGTGGCTCTCAATCCAGTGAACCTCGTGGTAGCCGTAGAAGTGAATTCCAACGACGGTCGATGCAACGTCGAAGTAGTGGGCCAGAACGGGGTAGAGGTAGAGCCTGTCGAAGGGCCTCCACCGGTAGAAGGCAAGAACCACGGCCCAGCTGACCGCAGTGTGGAGAAGCGTGAGCTCATAGGGACGCCAGTCCTTGGCGTGGGTAACGAGAAGGTAGTTCGCCCAGAGGGCCAGAATCGTTCCCCAGGCTATCGTTATCTTGGGATAGGTCTTGAGCTTTGCGTCGGCAACTATGGCTGGCAGGATGAGGACGAAGGCCGTGAAAAAGATTCCCGGGGTTAATATCAGCGGGTTCTCCGGAAGGACACCGCCGTCGACCAGGGCCCTGACCGTTGCTCCAAAGACAACCATCGGCGTTACCGCCCAGAACAGCCTCTCGTCAACCTTGATTTTCAGGGGCTTTATTATGTAGCGGTATGAGTATATGACGCCAAAGCCGAAGAGCAGTGCGTAGACGAGTGTGTTGATGGCGTTGTAGCCACTCCTTGTGAACATGGGCTCCCAGAAGTAGTTGTAGAAGAAGTTCCACAGTGCACTCTCGATGCCCATTTTAACCACCGGCTCCCGTTGGAGTCGGACCTTATAGGCCTTTTGGGACAACTTACTTAAAGTAGAACGTTGTAGGTTCAATGAGGTGATAGCATGTACGGTCATCCAATGGAGCCCGCACTCACGGGTCTTGGAACCCTTGCCCTCTTCGGGTTCCTCTTCGCACTCTTTATAGCTGGACTAATCCTGGCATTCAGCGCGAAGCTCGTCGGCATAAGGGACGCGTCCATAGTCGGCGCAATGGTCGCGATAGTCGGAGGAGGAATCCTCGGCGCGATAGTGGGAGGAATAGTGGCTCTGGTGTTCTCAATCGCGGGCCCGATGGGAGTAGCGCTTGGCTGGCTCGCCTTCATGATTACGTACATCTGGGTCATCAAAGTGGTGTTCCACACCGACTGGCTCAGGGCGTTCCTGGCGTGGCTGATAGCGATAGTGGTGGAGATACTCATAGCCGGGATACTCAGCATCGCGGGGATAGCCACCCTTGGAATGCTCCATCCCTGAGTGGAAAAAGATAAATAGAACCTCCGCGAAGGATGAGCGATGCCGGGCTTTTTCCAGCCAGTTGAGGAAATCAGCGGGGTAAAACCCTTTGAAGGATTCCCGGTTGAATTCAGCCGGGGTTCACTGTCGGCCCTCGTTTCGACGGACGAGTTAGCCGGCTCGCTGTTCGTCCACACCCTCCTCAGCGAGGCCCTCAAAGCTGGAAAAGCCTACCACGTCGGGCCGAAGAGGGTCTTTTCCCCATCAATCCTGAGGACACTCGAAGTTGAGCCCTCAAACCTTCTATCGGCCAGCGTTTACAGCGCCGATGAGCTCGTCCAAGCCCTCGATTACGTTGAAGACGACTCAACGGTCCTCGTTTCACAGTTCCCCACGCTAAAAGGTGTCTCCAGGG
The Thermococcus sp. 21S9 DNA segment above includes these coding regions:
- a CDS encoding DEAD/DEAH box helicase, which codes for MLFVIRPGRKKNELEAFFIENEPEKLSEMKNLKAERIFRLIMREGRLFKVLEGSNYRNPKEIEKLLRQARIVLVNADEWEDYFKRRLQNKRVEKAELCRLCLLEGRITVLTPGNRIKYRNEYICERCAEDELKRELRFRFNSIAMFEQAKKLLDRFRDLDKVLYAFDPRFDPTKHPEVTKWDELKAKHVKVEKVKVDELPLPERFKEVLKAEGVKELLPVQSLAVKNGLLEGENLLVVSATASGKTLIGELAGVPKAMEGKKLLFLVPLVALANQKYEDFRRRYSKLGLRVAIRVGMSRIKTRDELVVVDTGIDADIIVGTYEGIDYLLRAGRKIGNVGTIVIDEIHTLDDEERGPRLDGLIARLRRLYPKAQFIGLSATVGNPEELAKELGLKLVLYDERPVDLERHIIIARNESEKWRHIANLCRAEAMRKSKQGYKGQTIVFTFSRKRTHELSAYLTSKGLRAKPYHSGLPYKQRKLTEMEFLAQRLDVVVTTAALGAGVDFPASQVIFESLAMGNKWLTVREFHQMLGRAGRPLYHEKGKVYLVVEPGRKYSAQMEGTEEEIAFKLLTAPIEPVQVEWSDELEQDNVLAHSCVFNRLDVIEEVQERCLGANQSAEKVLEKLEEFELVRLKKPLVEVTPYGRAVSMSFLLPKEAEFIRKNLREKPARWIALKLHPFENLYLSGTLQRELEGAVRGRISANVFSPSFASILEELDKVIPELSPNSAERLFTIYQEFFMCGEEDCTEYAMERVGNLIIELRRSGKHPSQIAEHFRKVYGLIVYPGDVFTWLDGIVRKLEAVERIARVFRVRKAEEEAKLLRREIEEGRTLS
- a CDS encoding methyl-accepting chemotaxis protein, producing MRMERIVRLGIIVMLILNVVSVAGVFLYASKAKADGIVIDIAGRQRMLTQKMSKEALIVALGNDSYRDDLLSTAELFDTCLKALLYGGKAPIHDKEWNVPPAPPEVRDQLEKVEKLWEPFYESVKIVAKDDPNSPEFKKALNYIITHNDQLLAEMNTAVGLYSETFGRKMTYLEYYLIVMLVLSVVIAVLLLRYLGNITSEFVGVHEESERKRDELQRELDILISYITELSKGNLSVSLPEGKGEFAKLHQALETFRKRLIEMLGTLKETTERLEDSSQRLLEMSREGVNLVAQGTEAIRQIAVEAQRQQENINEITEGMRYVEEISGESVKAMEEFEVSMREVVEIANEGRERSRASASQIAGIQRTIELVKEAVDNIKEMSKNIVSITDVITSIAEQTNLLALNAAIEAARAGEAGRGFAVVAQEIRDLAEESKQAADNIRNIIVQITERIDEASRLTDQSVSVVGESSKGLEETVEYLGNIATLIEEVTPKMEEVKESILRTREEVEKALRAMENLAASSEETTASTEEVTSTMEEQENLIRNLEKVASEIHDAVERMVPIISSFKVGLKEKIKGKLGLS
- a CDS encoding DUF63 family protein, which encodes MGIESALWNFFYNYFWEPMFTRSGYNAINTLVYALLFGFGVIYSYRYIIKPLKIKVDERLFWAVTPMVVFGATVRALVDGGVLPENPLILTPGIFFTAFVLILPAIVADAKLKTYPKITIAWGTILALWANYLLVTHAKDWRPYELTLLHTAVSWAVVLAFYRWRPFDRLYLYPVLAHYFDVASTVVGIHFYGYHEVHWIESHLVSWFGAYIYYPWITLILAVVYYALQELVQDEEERRFWYLAVYILGLGPAIRDPAQMVLQV